In Micromonospora purpureochromogenes, a single window of DNA contains:
- a CDS encoding ATP-binding protein has protein sequence MASSSRRHRRRNPRTCAHECTHIGPELAAARDDAVAALRSELDKLTDPIGTALESLSGEQFASLVWQVPQPGRTDFLTHLGVPPARRPTATAARMGLNKLRHWPKHQRDDAALFITHPVADRLHALWKKNAAGGEQQQEDALREALTHDPSQTNTLRLALICHSPNTWAMTVALRVGLDAALGHPDWPQTAVDDITTVCRRVESVRAQVAAAHAQQPHDNGPHDDNEIGDDETGDEPCGAQADEDAALTTPPSSGTELIPEGPNTVSGETDNLQPVSDGDAAGSGEDLAAAAADLVERQTQARLAAATLTDLLHRGEIPPLGALNPVAAFIQAADRVRDLLSGPDQTIPADATVEYLLTALSVTADLNDQRSRLADFSRLTGPDTERDRIGKAVVLATALQQMPVWGPQQQEHVTGLLSLLGLIDAAAAKDMQALPAAFASVEQHLPDNIAALRMPALGGQLQITGTNSDADGVPAAEDTAPAQDPTPAAAAPEPVREPAVVEGTAATTKALSTTGVPVVQAPPAASTPATVTPPAGEDEPADTAAGRELVRQLLGASRLSLAHHAAAACGDRHRADALRILTLADAVRSETSPTAGALRTALEGEQGGAASGDTAAQMLLLAGTVRACLVTADAGAGRIAKTIAASLHQLPALAMIADAIGTATEKRLLYSPDVLAALAPIAGAANDIAMTVEAAQSEVSRPRNLDFVRASQIADLWWAPNGVIGRILATAAADRRSELETVAEQLRLFAKRQYVDDLLNQEDAHLRSGSSRQLQGQQRRKLKEMVDRSVTAVRAWADAVRANQAAAQGPVPAHLAKLRLDVLVQWPAAEHELQNLITVAADMPWMLQAEAAQACLTSMRGSVGMLDGDKPAGPDRDPDVVVHQGLLRCAALPFTADGVPARPVTVDDVRTAANTSWEDAFTQRIAEEDYATAALIIDAVTDPTQSRAMHDRLAYAAAQTFDELTTLHREVSGDVARATRLGQLDEIASTAMNSALAAADLGRIGGPPQSSNLSEFRSRLMDVRALLPQHLQEAQKALRKRAENEVPAGPDRQQRLTSIYARIDAGDLSTAEEYLLAAVHGEAPPTAEPSDDLTRFLGLTVQVAGGLTRGMVNAIRYGKPQASLGVTNLSAAQRTTADTLQMWLDMRDIRHNKVQKSSLMAALRLAGIEFANMQPLRELSASSRRAWWDLTGVRRIGETPGVPQFSPSAGERQRIMLCWGEPDVRAMFGWIAQDPGTDLPVIVLLFAAMTPDQREELAMMCAQRSEKPVIVIDDIAMLHLALHGSGQFMATARTLLPFAAANPYAPDGLAALPLEMFFGRRSERADIIDPYGANLLYGGRQLGKTALLQEAARAFARVPTNLPIYVTLHNVIGTKVNPLTLWDKLSEKLAEEKILPPKKTRDPIKNVTTAIKAWLGENPTRRMLLLIDECDGFFDADAELGFEHVTHLRNLRDETSRRCKPVFAGLHQVQRFAHLPNQPLAGAHLGEQIAIGPLSPEPAYQLLFTPMEALGIRFASDELIHRILAYCNYQPKLLQLVGKALVSSALSRRDGGPYYLIDEKLLDQVLGSESLQQRVRQTVRLTLDLDSRYKLIALVVAYAALEHGADHTMTTSQLREECQSWWAAGFARQEPAEFRSLLDEMRDLGVLAVTAGTRWRLRSTNVLRLLGSTNEIWEELCSSQWRNTVTKLSTEQARGHLDNGLVSPCTEQQLSRIVSRTTGSTVRVIAGTPATGVDRVRDLLEHSRKGFGARFDLTVPNGPQAYGKALRGGEAGGRHHVVLSQLLAAKPDTVAESIAKAMQVQPTAGTTRTVAVLVDVNTPGILDLLTGSDFAVSNDDVITLRRATDIGLRGWLSDNELMKTFTDATSQAELMTATGGWPLLLDLAAAKAREYTSTHKVCDQVTAYLTAAEGAAEFIEATGLRTDSDAGDSFQGLIDYAGPVTSDELVELCAVTCSDPVRTARILQILDVVDQSDVDGRWTPEPVTAAAWRRLHAPA, from the coding sequence ATGGCTTCCTCGTCACGGCGCCACCGGCGCCGGAACCCGCGTACCTGCGCCCACGAATGCACCCACATCGGCCCGGAACTGGCGGCAGCCCGCGACGACGCGGTCGCAGCACTCAGAAGCGAACTGGACAAGCTCACCGACCCGATCGGGACCGCGCTCGAATCCCTCAGCGGGGAGCAGTTTGCCAGCCTCGTCTGGCAAGTGCCTCAACCAGGCAGGACCGACTTCCTGACCCACTTAGGAGTCCCGCCCGCAAGGCGGCCCACCGCCACCGCCGCTCGCATGGGTCTGAACAAACTGCGGCATTGGCCGAAACACCAACGCGACGATGCCGCCCTGTTCATCACCCACCCTGTCGCCGACCGCCTCCACGCGCTGTGGAAGAAGAACGCGGCTGGCGGCGAGCAGCAACAGGAAGATGCGCTGCGGGAGGCGCTGACCCATGACCCGAGTCAGACCAACACCCTACGGCTGGCGCTGATCTGTCACAGCCCTAACACCTGGGCCATGACCGTGGCGCTGCGAGTCGGCTTGGACGCTGCGCTGGGGCACCCGGACTGGCCGCAGACGGCGGTGGACGACATCACGACGGTATGCCGGCGCGTGGAGTCGGTACGGGCGCAGGTCGCCGCCGCTCACGCACAGCAGCCGCACGACAACGGTCCGCACGACGACAATGAGATCGGTGACGATGAGACCGGTGACGAACCCTGCGGTGCCCAAGCCGACGAGGACGCTGCACTGACAACGCCGCCCAGCTCGGGCACGGAACTGATACCCGAAGGACCCAATACCGTGTCTGGTGAGACCGACAACCTCCAACCCGTCTCCGACGGCGATGCGGCCGGATCGGGAGAAGACCTCGCCGCCGCCGCCGCGGACCTAGTCGAACGTCAAACGCAGGCGCGGCTGGCCGCAGCGACGCTCACGGACCTTCTGCACCGCGGTGAGATCCCGCCCCTGGGCGCCCTCAACCCGGTTGCCGCGTTCATCCAAGCCGCTGACCGGGTGCGCGACCTGCTCAGCGGACCGGACCAGACCATTCCCGCTGACGCGACTGTCGAGTACCTGCTCACCGCGCTGTCGGTCACCGCCGACCTGAACGACCAGCGGTCCCGGCTCGCCGATTTCAGCCGGCTCACCGGCCCGGACACCGAACGCGACCGGATCGGCAAGGCGGTGGTCCTGGCCACCGCACTGCAGCAGATGCCGGTGTGGGGACCGCAGCAGCAGGAGCACGTCACCGGACTGTTGAGCCTGCTCGGTCTGATCGACGCGGCTGCGGCCAAGGACATGCAGGCGCTTCCCGCCGCCTTCGCCAGCGTTGAGCAGCACCTTCCGGACAACATCGCCGCTCTGCGGATGCCGGCCCTCGGCGGCCAGTTACAGATCACCGGGACCAACTCTGATGCCGACGGCGTCCCGGCCGCAGAAGACACTGCGCCGGCACAGGACCCGACACCAGCTGCCGCCGCGCCGGAGCCGGTGCGGGAGCCTGCTGTAGTAGAGGGCACCGCCGCCACCACAAAGGCACTCTCCACCACCGGTGTTCCGGTCGTGCAAGCGCCACCTGCGGCCAGCACACCTGCCACCGTGACCCCGCCCGCCGGAGAAGACGAGCCCGCCGACACCGCCGCAGGACGTGAACTCGTCCGGCAACTGCTCGGTGCCAGCCGCCTGAGTCTGGCCCACCACGCCGCCGCCGCGTGCGGTGACCGGCACCGCGCCGACGCGCTGCGTATCCTGACCCTCGCCGACGCGGTCCGCAGCGAAACGTCTCCGACCGCTGGCGCGCTGCGGACCGCGTTGGAAGGCGAACAGGGCGGTGCCGCGTCGGGTGACACCGCCGCGCAGATGTTGCTGCTGGCCGGAACGGTGCGGGCCTGTCTTGTCACCGCCGACGCTGGAGCCGGCCGGATCGCCAAGACGATCGCCGCGTCCCTGCATCAGCTACCGGCCCTGGCCATGATCGCTGACGCGATCGGGACCGCGACCGAGAAACGCCTCCTGTACAGCCCGGATGTCCTCGCCGCTCTCGCCCCGATCGCCGGAGCCGCCAACGACATCGCCATGACCGTCGAGGCCGCCCAGTCCGAGGTCAGCCGGCCCCGCAACCTGGACTTCGTCCGGGCCAGCCAGATCGCCGACCTGTGGTGGGCCCCGAACGGTGTCATCGGCCGGATCCTCGCTACCGCCGCCGCCGACCGCCGCTCGGAACTCGAAACGGTCGCCGAGCAGCTGCGGCTGTTCGCCAAACGGCAGTACGTCGACGACCTGCTCAACCAGGAGGACGCACATCTGCGTTCGGGCAGCAGCCGCCAGCTGCAGGGCCAGCAGCGCCGCAAACTCAAGGAGATGGTCGACCGGTCGGTGACCGCCGTCCGCGCATGGGCCGACGCGGTCCGCGCGAACCAGGCCGCCGCCCAGGGCCCCGTACCCGCCCACCTGGCGAAGCTGCGCCTCGACGTCCTGGTGCAGTGGCCGGCCGCCGAACACGAGTTGCAGAATCTGATCACGGTAGCCGCCGACATGCCGTGGATGCTGCAGGCCGAGGCGGCGCAGGCGTGCCTGACCAGCATGCGCGGCAGCGTCGGCATGCTCGACGGTGACAAGCCCGCCGGCCCGGACCGTGACCCCGACGTGGTCGTGCACCAGGGCCTGCTGCGTTGCGCAGCGCTACCGTTCACCGCCGATGGGGTACCCGCCCGGCCGGTCACCGTCGACGACGTCCGCACTGCAGCCAACACCAGCTGGGAAGACGCATTCACACAGCGGATCGCCGAGGAGGACTACGCCACCGCCGCGCTGATAATCGACGCGGTCACTGACCCGACCCAGAGCCGGGCCATGCACGACCGGCTCGCCTACGCAGCCGCGCAGACCTTCGACGAGCTGACGACCCTGCACCGCGAAGTGTCCGGCGATGTAGCCCGCGCCACCCGGCTCGGCCAGCTCGACGAGATCGCGAGCACCGCCATGAACAGTGCCCTGGCCGCCGCCGACCTCGGCCGGATCGGTGGCCCGCCACAGAGCAGCAACCTCAGTGAGTTCCGCAGCCGGCTCATGGACGTGCGGGCCCTGCTGCCCCAGCATCTGCAGGAGGCCCAGAAGGCCCTGCGCAAACGGGCCGAAAACGAGGTCCCGGCCGGCCCCGACCGGCAGCAGCGGCTAACTTCGATCTACGCCCGCATCGACGCGGGCGACCTGTCGACCGCCGAGGAATACCTGCTCGCCGCAGTGCACGGGGAGGCGCCGCCGACCGCTGAGCCGTCCGACGACCTGACCCGATTCCTCGGACTCACCGTACAGGTGGCCGGCGGCCTGACCCGGGGGATGGTCAACGCGATCCGCTACGGAAAACCGCAGGCCTCGCTGGGCGTGACAAACCTGTCCGCAGCACAGCGAACCACCGCCGACACACTGCAAATGTGGCTCGACATGCGCGACATCCGGCATAACAAGGTGCAAAAGAGCAGCCTGATGGCGGCGCTACGACTGGCTGGTATCGAGTTCGCCAACATGCAGCCGCTGCGGGAACTGTCAGCCAGCTCCCGCCGCGCCTGGTGGGACCTGACCGGGGTACGACGGATCGGGGAGACCCCCGGCGTGCCGCAGTTCAGCCCGTCGGCCGGTGAACGACAGCGGATCATGCTCTGCTGGGGAGAGCCGGACGTGCGGGCCATGTTCGGCTGGATCGCCCAGGATCCCGGCACCGACCTCCCGGTCATCGTGCTGCTGTTCGCGGCGATGACCCCCGACCAGCGCGAAGAACTCGCCATGATGTGCGCGCAGCGCAGCGAGAAGCCGGTCATCGTCATCGACGACATCGCCATGCTGCACTTGGCGCTGCACGGCAGTGGCCAGTTCATGGCCACCGCCCGGACGTTGCTGCCGTTCGCGGCTGCCAACCCGTACGCCCCGGACGGGCTGGCAGCCCTTCCGCTCGAGATGTTCTTCGGACGCCGGTCCGAACGCGCCGACATCATCGACCCGTACGGCGCGAACCTGCTCTACGGCGGCCGGCAGCTCGGCAAAACGGCCCTGTTGCAGGAAGCCGCCCGCGCGTTCGCTCGCGTTCCCACGAACCTGCCCATCTACGTGACCCTGCACAACGTCATCGGCACCAAGGTCAACCCGCTCACGCTGTGGGACAAACTGTCCGAGAAGCTCGCCGAAGAAAAGATCCTGCCGCCGAAGAAGACCCGCGACCCGATCAAGAACGTCACCACCGCGATCAAAGCTTGGCTGGGCGAGAACCCGACCCGGCGGATGCTGCTACTCATCGACGAATGCGACGGGTTCTTCGACGCGGACGCCGAGCTCGGCTTCGAGCACGTCACCCATCTGCGGAACCTGCGCGACGAGACCAGCCGCCGATGCAAGCCGGTCTTCGCCGGCCTGCACCAGGTACAGCGGTTCGCGCATCTGCCGAACCAGCCGCTGGCCGGCGCCCACCTCGGTGAACAAATCGCGATCGGCCCACTCAGCCCAGAACCGGCGTATCAGCTGCTGTTCACCCCCATGGAAGCCCTCGGGATCAGGTTCGCCTCCGACGAGCTGATCCACCGGATCCTCGCCTACTGCAACTACCAGCCGAAGCTGCTGCAACTGGTCGGCAAGGCCCTCGTCTCCTCGGCGCTGTCCCGCCGTGACGGCGGCCCCTACTACCTGATCGACGAGAAGCTGCTCGACCAGGTCCTCGGATCCGAGTCCCTGCAGCAGCGGGTCCGGCAGACCGTCCGCCTCACCCTCGACCTGGACTCCCGGTACAAACTCATCGCCCTGGTCGTCGCGTACGCCGCACTTGAGCACGGCGCCGACCACACCATGACGACTTCACAGCTGCGTGAGGAATGCCAGAGCTGGTGGGCGGCCGGGTTCGCCCGCCAGGAGCCCGCCGAGTTCCGGTCCCTGCTCGACGAAATGCGCGACCTCGGTGTCTTGGCGGTCACCGCCGGCACTCGGTGGCGGCTGCGTTCCACAAACGTGCTGCGACTGCTCGGCTCGACCAACGAGATCTGGGAAGAACTCTGCAGCTCGCAGTGGCGCAACACGGTTACGAAACTGTCCACCGAACAGGCCCGCGGCCACCTCGACAACGGGCTCGTTTCCCCCTGCACCGAGCAGCAGCTGTCCCGGATCGTCAGCCGCACCACCGGCAGCACCGTACGCGTAATCGCCGGAACCCCCGCCACCGGTGTCGACCGGGTCCGTGACCTGCTGGAACACTCTCGGAAAGGGTTCGGTGCCCGGTTCGACCTGACGGTACCGAACGGCCCTCAGGCGTACGGGAAGGCGTTGCGGGGTGGTGAGGCAGGAGGTCGGCACCACGTCGTCCTGAGCCAACTGCTTGCCGCGAAACCCGACACCGTCGCCGAATCGATCGCCAAGGCGATGCAGGTTCAGCCGACGGCAGGCACGACCCGTACCGTCGCTGTCCTCGTCGACGTCAACACCCCGGGGATCCTCGATCTGCTGACCGGCTCGGACTTCGCCGTCAGCAACGACGACGTGATCACGCTGCGCCGGGCCACCGACATCGGACTGCGCGGCTGGCTGTCGGACAACGAGCTGATGAAGACGTTCACCGACGCGACCAGCCAGGCCGAGCTCATGACCGCGACCGGCGGCTGGCCGCTCCTGCTGGACCTGGCCGCCGCCAAGGCCCGCGAGTACACGAGCACCCACAAGGTGTGTGACCAGGTCACCGCGTACCTGACGGCCGCTGAAGGGGCTGCCGAGTTTATTGAGGCGACCGGACTGCGAACCGACTCTGATGCCGGAGACTCTTTCCAGGGCCTGATTGACTACGCAGGCCCGGTCACCTCCGACGAACTGGTCGAGTTGTGCGCGGTGACCTGCTCGGATCCGGTACGCACTGCCAGGATCCTGCAGATCCTCGACGTAGTCGACCAGAGCGACGTCGACGGGCGCTGGACACCGGAACCCGTTACCGCCGCCGCGTGGCGGCGGCTGCACGCACCCGCGTAG
- a CDS encoding helix-turn-helix domain-containing protein has protein sequence MAFPRRYPPELIDAAVQRVADTRAVRAYGAVTTVARQLNLDPRLVQKWVSKATTPPQAGREGDAVADGREVLLPPGLLHCRMCHQPMTRADLPDAGQAYQCQPGCRVRPLDAAAITDTVGRAMLRYATRILPATGTPTSPHLAATHAHRVLARVTVGTTASDITLAWRATPTLPPDHTDEERVRRVATARDIARRDPLRARQLLHEVLTGVDPATAPAHPLHAEAATLLADLHLRLDHLAGAIPWAAYAHHSAAHLHGPTHPASLQALHLHAAAQRRAGHHQRAYHLYRQLAEHLAHTDGPQAHRTLAIHATTALVLHDLGHCQAARALLADTITTHRREHPAHPATARMTRHLTRIWDDCASGGHQHAT, from the coding sequence ATGGCCTTCCCTCGCAGATACCCGCCGGAACTCATCGACGCCGCCGTCCAGCGCGTCGCGGACACCCGCGCCGTGAGGGCCTACGGCGCGGTCACCACCGTTGCCCGCCAGTTGAACCTCGACCCGCGCCTCGTGCAGAAGTGGGTCTCCAAAGCCACCACCCCGCCGCAGGCGGGCAGGGAAGGAGACGCCGTCGCCGATGGTCGGGAGGTTCTCCTGCCGCCGGGGCTGTTGCACTGCAGGATGTGCCACCAGCCGATGACCCGCGCCGACCTACCCGACGCCGGGCAGGCCTACCAGTGCCAGCCCGGTTGCCGCGTGCGGCCCCTCGACGCCGCGGCCATCACCGACACCGTCGGCCGGGCCATGCTCCGGTACGCCACGCGGATCCTGCCCGCCACCGGCACGCCAACATCCCCGCACCTCGCCGCTACCCACGCGCACCGCGTCCTCGCCCGCGTTACCGTGGGCACCACCGCCAGCGACATCACCCTCGCCTGGCGCGCGACACCCACCCTCCCGCCCGACCACACCGACGAGGAACGGGTGCGGCGCGTCGCCACCGCCCGCGACATCGCTCGGCGTGATCCGCTACGCGCCCGGCAGCTCCTGCACGAGGTCCTCACCGGCGTCGACCCTGCCACCGCACCGGCCCATCCCCTTCATGCCGAGGCCGCGACCCTCCTCGCGGACCTGCACCTGCGCCTCGACCACCTCGCGGGCGCGATCCCCTGGGCCGCCTACGCCCATCACAGCGCCGCCCACCTGCACGGGCCCACCCACCCCGCAAGCCTGCAAGCCCTGCACCTGCACGCCGCCGCCCAGCGCCGCGCCGGGCACCACCAACGCGCCTACCACCTCTACCGTCAGCTCGCCGAGCACCTCGCCCACACCGATGGCCCGCAGGCCCACCGGACCCTCGCCATCCACGCCACGACCGCGCTCGTCCTGCACGACCTCGGCCACTGCCAGGCCGCCCGCGCCCTCCTCGCCGACACCATCACCACCCACCGCCGTGAACATCCCGCACACCCCGCGACCGCCCGCATGACCCGGCACCTGACCCGCATCTGGGACGACTGCGCGAGCGGCGGCCACCAGCACGCCACCTGA
- a CDS encoding GNAT family N-acetyltransferase has translation MDAAVHIRAARWTDKDPAATLIAAALHPTPLAAWLVPDPALRRRVLTDVAAIWVEHAMFYGDIHLTDDLSAATVGFHRYRPIPPPANYRHRLTDAAGPYTDRFDQLDTLLSEPRPTEPHYHLAFLAVHPDARDAGRATAMLTHHRRRLDRIDLPSWADTTTDAHTLYTRHGYTARPAITLPDGPTLQPMRRNPDRRGAVPINAARPADHRRQDLNA, from the coding sequence ATGGACGCTGCCGTGCATATCCGCGCCGCCCGCTGGACGGACAAAGACCCCGCCGCGACGCTGATCGCCGCCGCCCTGCACCCCACCCCGCTCGCCGCATGGCTCGTACCCGACCCCGCGCTGCGGCGCCGAGTGCTCACCGACGTCGCAGCGATCTGGGTGGAACACGCCATGTTCTACGGCGACATTCACCTCACCGACGACCTGAGCGCCGCTACCGTCGGGTTCCACCGCTACCGGCCCATCCCACCACCGGCCAACTACCGCCACCGGCTCACCGACGCCGCCGGCCCGTACACCGACCGCTTCGACCAACTCGACACCCTCCTGTCCGAGCCTCGGCCCACTGAACCGCACTACCACCTGGCGTTCCTCGCCGTACACCCCGACGCCCGAGACGCGGGACGGGCGACAGCGATGCTCACCCACCACCGACGCCGACTCGACCGCATCGACCTGCCATCCTGGGCCGACACCACTACCGACGCCCATACCCTGTACACCCGCCACGGCTACACCGCGCGACCGGCGATCACCCTGCCCGACGGGCCGACCCTGCAGCCCATGCGCCGCAACCCCGACCGCCGTGGCGCCGTCCCGATCAACGCCGCCCGCCCGGCCGATCACCGGCGGCAGGACCTGAATGCCTAG
- a CDS encoding GOLPH3/VPS74 family protein yields the protein MTASIPQLPLRDELFLLGHNDDTGQPHIHRQALALGMAGAVLIDLFLAGRIVLDDTDDARSGGNQRLRLRHDPPVGDLIADTAIASVRYANPAPMLRGWLSSFADDLYERTRAGLHAGGILRHTSRRRLGGLARREVYLATDSKWAVVARARLRYLAAGREPPDNHTAALAGLVAVLGLTTHLYLDDTKAVTGQLRAVAEQHHRPIREITAAVDAAVGDLATAAYR from the coding sequence ATGACCGCGTCCATTCCGCAACTGCCGCTGCGTGACGAGTTGTTCCTGCTCGGCCACAACGACGACACCGGCCAACCCCACATCCACCGCCAGGCCCTCGCCCTCGGGATGGCCGGCGCGGTCCTGATCGACCTGTTCCTGGCCGGACGGATCGTCCTCGACGACACCGATGACGCTCGCTCAGGCGGGAATCAGCGGCTGCGGCTGCGTCATGACCCGCCTGTCGGCGACCTGATCGCTGACACCGCGATCGCCTCCGTCCGCTACGCCAACCCCGCTCCGATGCTGCGGGGATGGCTGTCGTCGTTCGCCGACGACCTGTACGAACGCACCCGCGCCGGCCTGCACGCCGGCGGAATCCTCCGCCACACCAGCCGGCGCCGGCTGGGCGGCCTCGCCCGCCGCGAGGTCTACCTCGCCACTGACAGCAAATGGGCGGTCGTGGCCCGAGCCCGGCTGCGGTATCTCGCCGCCGGCCGCGAGCCGCCGGACAACCACACCGCCGCCCTCGCCGGCCTCGTCGCCGTCCTCGGCCTGACCACCCACCTGTACCTCGATGACACCAAGGCCGTCACCGGCCAGCTTCGGGCGGTCGCCGAACAGCACCACCGGCCGATACGTGAGATCACCGCCGCCGTCGACGCCGCGGTCGGTGACCTCGCCACCGCCGCCTACCGCTGA
- a CDS encoding acetamidase/formamidase family protein, producing the protein MTGMDTITYRPARDELAYTFGGRMPVAHVRSGDVLQVFTEDCFGGLVRGPADLPSQVCRMPYLNPVSGPFFVEDAEPGDTLAIHLAAIKPARDWGVSSTFPHFGALTSTSRTATLQPPLEERVWLYDLNRQAGTVRFHATGSDHSVDLPLDPTIGTIGVAPGGFEARSTIVPDMHGGNLDTPELRAGTTLYLGVNVHGAMLALGDGHARQGEGEACGVGVEIATTTTLTIEVIKSASTVWPRLETDTSITSVGCARPLEDAYRIAHRDLVGWTRDLTGLEELDAYQLVSQAGRAPIGNVCDPNYTVLAAVDKALLPSPAAAYGGVHARLRQRTAGRG; encoded by the coding sequence GTGACCGGCATGGACACGATCACCTACCGTCCCGCCCGCGACGAGTTGGCCTACACCTTCGGAGGCCGGATGCCGGTGGCCCACGTCCGCTCCGGCGACGTGCTGCAGGTCTTCACCGAGGACTGCTTCGGCGGTCTCGTCCGCGGGCCGGCGGACCTGCCGTCTCAGGTGTGCCGGATGCCGTACCTGAATCCGGTGTCCGGGCCGTTCTTCGTCGAGGACGCCGAGCCCGGCGACACCCTCGCCATCCACCTCGCCGCCATCAAACCGGCCCGGGACTGGGGTGTGTCGTCGACGTTCCCGCACTTCGGGGCGCTGACCTCGACCTCCCGTACCGCCACCCTGCAGCCGCCTCTCGAGGAGCGGGTGTGGTTGTACGACCTCAACCGGCAGGCCGGCACGGTCCGCTTCCACGCCACGGGCAGTGACCACTCCGTCGACCTGCCCCTGGACCCGACGATCGGCACCATCGGCGTCGCCCCCGGCGGGTTCGAGGCCCGCTCCACGATCGTCCCCGACATGCATGGCGGGAACCTGGACACCCCGGAGCTGCGCGCCGGCACCACCCTCTACCTGGGCGTGAACGTGCACGGGGCGATGCTCGCCCTCGGCGACGGGCACGCCCGCCAAGGCGAAGGCGAAGCCTGCGGCGTCGGGGTGGAAATCGCCACAACCACCACCCTGACCATCGAGGTCATCAAGAGCGCCTCGACGGTGTGGCCCCGCCTGGAGACCGATACGTCAATCACGTCGGTCGGCTGCGCCCGCCCCTTGGAGGACGCCTACCGGATCGCCCACCGCGATCTGGTCGGCTGGACGAGAGACCTCACGGGTTTGGAGGAACTCGACGCCTACCAGTTGGTGTCGCAGGCGGGGCGGGCGCCGATCGGCAACGTGTGCGACCCGAACTACACGGTCCTTGCCGCCGTTGACAAGGCGCTGCTGCCGTCCCCGGCTGCCGCGTACGGCGGGGTGCACGCCCGGTTGCGGCAGCGCACCGCCGGGCGGGGATAG
- a CDS encoding APC family permease, with protein MQPQEELARYGYRQELARRLRFRDLVAYGLVYMVPIAPMAIFGSVYAGSGGMVALAYAGGVVALVFTAFSYAQMVKAFPMSGSVYNYAGRGISPPVGFLAGWVILLDYVLVPGLLYLVASVAMHSTVPAVPVWLWLLGFVAVNTIVNSVGIRMTAMVTRVMLVGELIVLAIFLAVAGWALASGRGRFSWEAFYNADTFTWSLVAGAVSIAVLSFLGFDGISMLAEETKGGSRRIGRAMGAVLALAGVLFIAQTWLAAMLVPDSDALLAEGDVSGTAFYDATAVASGGWLATLCAVATAIAWGLPNSMVAQVATSRLLYAMARDRQLPAFLAKVSIRRNVPINATLLTGAVSLVLGLYMATRADGITLLSSLINFGAMVAFLVLHVSVVVHHLIRRRSGNWWAHLVMPGIGFVILAYVVVNANIAAQRLGLAWLALGVVVLAGLYLSGRRPVLSGLAPAQPQARDVERV; from the coding sequence ATGCAACCACAGGAGGAATTGGCGCGCTACGGCTATCGCCAGGAGTTGGCCCGGAGGCTGCGGTTCCGGGACCTGGTCGCGTACGGGCTGGTGTACATGGTGCCGATCGCGCCGATGGCGATCTTCGGCAGCGTGTACGCCGGCTCCGGCGGCATGGTGGCCCTGGCGTACGCGGGCGGTGTGGTGGCTTTGGTGTTCACTGCGTTCTCGTACGCGCAGATGGTCAAGGCGTTCCCGATGTCGGGAAGCGTCTACAACTACGCGGGCCGGGGCATCAGCCCGCCGGTCGGCTTCCTGGCCGGCTGGGTGATCCTGCTCGACTACGTCCTCGTGCCGGGCCTGCTGTACCTGGTGGCGTCCGTGGCGATGCACTCCACCGTTCCAGCCGTGCCGGTGTGGCTGTGGCTGCTCGGGTTCGTCGCGGTCAACACGATCGTCAACTCGGTCGGCATCCGGATGACCGCGATGGTCACCCGCGTGATGCTCGTCGGCGAGCTGATCGTCCTGGCGATCTTCCTGGCCGTCGCCGGCTGGGCCCTCGCCTCGGGCAGGGGCCGGTTCAGTTGGGAGGCGTTCTACAACGCCGACACCTTCACCTGGTCCCTTGTCGCGGGGGCGGTGTCGATCGCGGTGCTGTCCTTCCTGGGATTCGACGGGATCAGCATGTTGGCCGAGGAGACCAAGGGCGGTTCCCGGCGGATCGGCCGTGCGATGGGCGCCGTCCTGGCCTTGGCGGGGGTGTTGTTTATCGCGCAGACGTGGCTGGCGGCGATGCTCGTTCCCGACTCCGACGCGCTGCTGGCCGAGGGCGACGTGAGCGGCACCGCCTTCTACGACGCCACGGCCGTGGCCAGCGGGGGCTGGCTGGCCACCCTGTGCGCGGTGGCGACGGCCATCGCGTGGGGCCTGCCGAACTCGATGGTCGCCCAGGTCGCCACGTCCCGGCTGTTGTACGCGATGGCTCGCGACCGGCAACTGCCCGCCTTCCTGGCGAAGGTGTCCATCCGCCGCAACGTGCCGATCAACGCCACCCTGCTCACCGGCGCCGTGTCTTTGGTGCTCGGCCTGTACATGGCCACCCGCGCCGACGGGATCACGCTGCTGTCATCGTTGATCAACTTTGGGGCGATGGTCGCGTTCCTGGTCCTGCACGTCTCCGTGGTCGTGCACCACCTGATTCGCCGACGTAGCGGCAACTGGTGGGCGCACCTGGTCATGCCCGGTATTGGGTTCGTGATCCTCGCCTACGTGGTGGTCAACGCGAACATCGCCGCGCAGCGCCTCGGCTTGGCCTGGCTAGCCCTCGGGGTTGTCGTTCTTGCTGGCCTGTACCTGTCCGGCCGCCGGCCGGTGCTGTCCGGCTTGGCGCCCGCGCAGCCGCAGGCGCGTGACGTGGAGCGGGTGTGA